One Nicotiana tomentosiformis chromosome 1, ASM39032v3, whole genome shotgun sequence genomic window, AAAGGATTATTCTTGCAAAATAGTCGTTGGGCAACGGTCAAAATGGCAGCTGACTGTTGCCaactatattaaaaaaaaaattgatttataGTCGTTGAGCCGGTCCGATTAACCGATTCGAATTGGACTTGACTGTACCGGTTCTGATCGGTCCGGTTAGCCGGTACCCCTATCCTACCCGGCACAATTTGTTACCCGTCCAAACCAGCCCTGTCCGACCCCTACCTACCGGTCCGGACTAAAACCGGTTCGGGTCGGTTCGGAACCGGATCAACCCGGCAGTTTGACACCCATAACTGCAATCATCTCAATTAAAGAATGAGAAAAGAATCAAATTGAATCCGCGACATAAGAAAATGACAAAAACAAATctggaagaagaagaggaaatagAACAAAAACTGCAAAAAAGATCTTTTTTCCGGCAAACACCTTGTTATGGCTTATCATAATTCCATTCCACGAAGTTTGATTTTTCCGGCAAACAAGCATTACTTTAATTTAGACTAAATTGATTTGAGTAGAAAAGATTAAATTTGGTATGGAGATTAAAAAAAGGGTGTTTGTGATGAAGGAGAGAGGAGGCCGTGAAGAAGAAGATGGGGGGATTCTATTTTATTTCCAGTCAAACGCGCCTACCTTTTtgatataattaattttttttgccACGTCATCATATGAGATGATATTAAATTTACTTGGAATAAGAATAGGGGGTAAACAAGTATCCATTTAGTTACAGTGTGCAATTTAGTTTTCCAGACAAGTTTTTTTTTGGGGGAGAGGGGGAATCATGTATTTTCCCTAACATAAATGGACACTTTAATCTCTCCTAATAATATATAGGATAAAAATTGAGTTTAcaagtttattttattatgtttattCATTATAGTAAGAGCAATCCGGTGCACGAAGTATTTCGCGTCTACGCAAGATTCGGGAAGGGCAATAGCCTAAAAGGTGTGATGTAGGCAGTCTACCCTGATACAAGCATCAATGGTTGATCCCACGACTCGAACTTGTGACCTATTGATCATACGGTGATAACTTTAGCGTTGCTCTAAGGCTcctttaaaaaaacaaaaatgtaaaaataaattAGATGGAAAATTCGGTGGCGGAGACACCCTTCTACCGGAAGGGTCATCTAACaccatttttaatttatttatttttaaatccaATAAATTTTCTTTAGAAAAGCAAATATATAAAAGAccaaatgattgaaaataaagCAAAATAAACATCGAATTGGAATAAGAAGCAAAGCCTTATAACCAAAACAACAACACCCCCAAAACTCAAGAACAAGCTGAGTTGCGAGAATAACTGGATTGAAAACAATCACTTTGCGAGCTAAAACATTAAACAAAAAAACAATGTACATTAATGGTGGAAGTAAGAAGCTTGCTTTTCCATTGTCATAAATTTACATCTCTGCGGAGGATATAACAGGGTATGAACATGGTTCATCCCATTTAGTCAATGCAGCATCTAAACTGTGTCATTATCTTACAATATAGAGAAACGAGATGGCTGTGCTCTATCAAAACTCCTCCCGCAAAAGAAAAGATAGAACTTAATTCTGTAATTTAGTTATTTAAATGAACCCTCATTTCCGAATCTCATCAAATTGGAATCCCCCCCCAGGAAAAAAGATCAACACTCTAATTTGGATGATTCGGTGACGACCCTCTCTTATCCTATCTTGATTACCACAATTTCCCTGTTCGACAAAAGTTGCATTTGTATAGACTAATTAAGACATGATCTTTGAGTTAAGAGTTGTAGCAGAACTCACGCCCGACCCAACCTCACCAAATGCTGCTGGTGCTTTTCAGCAGCCGCCTTATCAGCAGCTTCGCGCTTGAGTGCCCTCTTTGCACGCCGGCCTACAGCTTCTTTAGGAGCAACAGCAGCAGCCTCTTTCTTCTTAGTCTGGCGTGACGAGCCAGCACCAAAGTCCTGGGAATTTGGTCGAGGAACAGGCGTTGCTTCTTGCCTTCCTGCCCTGACATATCCATTGTCTCCCCATCTCCGGTTGCCTATTCGGGGATGGGATGAACTAGTAAAATAGAAGTGTTCCAGCTCTTCATCTTCATCCTCATATGCATAAAGATAATCCATGTTATCATCGACTTCTTGTTTTTCCTCCACAATCAAGGGATTGAACCATGATGCTCTGAGGAGAAGGCAGACACTCTCCTCAAACATGTAATCCTGAATGCTGTCGGAAAAAAAGTTTCATTTCTTAGGTTAAAAATCACCAACCACAACTACGGGACGTCCAAAACAAAATTAGGAATAAAAAAAATCCTGCGAACATGACAACGATTAAACCATCTCAGAGATAAACAATCAAGttcaagaaaataaaagaatTGTGCACATGGTTTTATACTCGTTCAAACACTCGAAAAAGAATGTATATCAACTACCACCTATGTTGCACGGAATCTCCAAAAtgatgccgcacccgtgtcggatcctccaaaaatatacTATTTTTAGAGGATCCGACACGCAACCGGCAACATTTTCGGAGAGTCCAAGCAACATAGACTACCACATTGGCATATTATTTGCATTATCATGTATAACAAATATTTAGATAAGGACTTTAGCCAAAACTAATCAATTACCTTCCATCTAGTGAGCGATGAACGTGGAGAAACTCAAATGGATGTTTACACTGAGGGCATGCTGGTTCCTTTTTGTAGGTTGCCCACCGAAGGATGCATGTCACACT contains:
- the LOC104089233 gene encoding uncharacterized protein, which gives rise to MAAVVEFEGQQLVNDILDLSIQDQTNMKSISEENHEVGCESNHHGLCAICLNKILLQETALVKGCEHAYCVTCILRWATYKKEPACPQCKHPFEFLHVHRSLDGSIQDYMFEESVCLLLRASWFNPLIVEEKQEVDDNMDYLYAYEDEDEELEHFYFTSSSHPRIGNRRWGDNGYVRAGRQEATPVPRPNSQDFGAGSSRQTKKKEAAAVAPKEAVGRRAKRALKREAADKAAAEKHQQHLVRLGRA